The DNA region CTCGAATAACTCACGTAATTCATTCAGTTCGGCTGCCAGATCTACATCATGTTTATCCAGCTGCAGCAGACCATGCTCTGAACGTGCCAGAAAAAGCATGTCACTGGTCATTCGTGACAACCTTTTCAGTTCTTCCAGGTTAGCGAATAAAATTTCGCGGTAATGCGAAACATCCCTTTCCTTAGCCAGTGCAAACTGCGTCTGCATCATCAGATTACTGACTGGTGTGCGCAGCTCATGCGCGATGTCAGACGAGAAATCTGACAGTTTCCGAAATGACCCCTCCAGGCGATCGAACATGTTATTGAATTCCTGCATGGTCTCAGAGATTTCCGGTGGGGCCAGATCGGGATTAAGACGCTGATCAAGGCTGTGTACGGTCATGGAGGAAGCCAGACTGGTCATTTCCCGTAACGGTTTCAGACCAATACGTGTGGTCAGCCAGCCCAGAAAAACAGAAATAAAGACCAGACCGATATTGAACCAGAACAGCCAGGTACTGAGTTTGTCCATAAACAGGGTGTGATACCCAGTATCCGTGGCAACCGTAATGATGACATGTTTGCTTTTACCCTGTTCCGGCGTCACGGCAACCCGCCGCGAGATACTGCGGTACACGGTGTTATTTTCTTCCGTCTGGATCATATAGTCGAGAATATCACCCGACTTATTAAGCAGGACCGCTGGAACAACAGAATTTTTGGCATAGAGTTCAACAATTTTTTCATTTTCCATGTTTTTTATAGAAATGAATAAGCCATTGTGCCCCACCATCGCATCGTTTATTTTTTCTGATAATGACTTAATATCCGTTTTGTTCCTGAACGTCTCTGTTTTAAGAAACTCTTCGGTGAGCTGAAGTTTACCTGTCAGAAAATCGCGGTCCTGATTATCGAAATAGCCATTAAGGGTGCTAATCAGGATAAAACTTGATAACCACCATACCGTAAGCATCACCGCAGAAAAAATCAGGCTCAGGCGTGTGGTCAGGGAAATTTTGAACCTCACTCTTCTCTGATCTCCAGGACATATCCGGCACCGCGAACGGTATGGATCAGTTTTGGCTCAAAGTCATCATCAATTTTACTTCTCAGACGTCTCACGGCGACATCAATCACATTCGTATCACTGTCAAAATTCATGTTCCAGACCAGGGACGAGATAAGACTCCTGGGTAACACTTCTCCGGTGCGTTGCAGCAGCAACTCAAGCAGAACGTATTCTTTACCGGTGAGATGGATCTTCTTCCCCGAACGGATCACGGTCCGGCGCACCATATCAACGGTCATATCGGCGATGGTGCAGACTGTTGCGGCCTGCGAGCGTGCCCGGCGCAGTAGGGTTCTTACACGTGCAACCAGCTCCGTAAAATCAAAGGGCTTAATCAGGTAGTCATCTGCGCCAAGCTCCAGTCCTTTCACTTTGTCCCGCACGTTGTCCTTTGCGGTTAAAAACAGGACCGGTTCTTCGTGCCCGGACTCCCTCAGTGCGCTGATGATTTGCCACCCGTCGAGGAAAGGCAGCATCACGTCCAGTATTATCAAATCATACTGTCCCTTCGACGCGGCCCCGAGACCATCGCGGCCATTATTAAAGAGATCGGCCTGATAGCCTTCCTCAACCAGTCCCTGCTGCAGGTAACGACCTGTTTTTTGTTCGTCTTCAACGATTAAAATACGCTGCATGGTCAACTCGCTGATATGAAAGTAAAAATCTCACGCATGAGCTTTGGCTGTCCCCTAGCTGACCTGAGACGGAGCAAGCATTCCGAGCCACGCTACGGCGCCCAGAATGATAATCGCAACAACGAATTCTGTCAGGATGCTGTTTCGCATCAGGGCAACGCTGCGATCATAATTCCCTTCCCTGACCATAACTTCAAGCCGGGGACCCAGGTGAAACCGGTTTGCTGCAGCCAGAAGAAGCATCAGAACAAACAGAGCCGTCTTGGCAAGCAATATCCTCCCCCAGGAACTGTTGAATAAGGGAGTTAAGTTACCCTCAGCAATATACAGATAGTTGACCAGCGCACTCAGGATCAGGGCTACAACAATCACCGTTCCTGCCGTGGCAAATTTTGCCAGGGAGTCAGATATCACAATGACGCTCTGTGCATTATGCTCGTTTCTGCGCATCAGCAGGATAGCAAATGCAACCAGAGCACCTGTCCAGGCACCTGCAGCGCCGAGATGGGTCAGATCGCTCAGTAAATGGAGATAGTAATGCAGACCGTCATGCATAACGGCGTGTCCTCCCCAGGCAAGTGTAGCCAGCGCCACGCCCCCACTCATCGTCATCAGCAGGCAGGACAATACTCTCTTATTAGTGTAAAGGAACAAAGCACCGAGTGTGGTAAACAGGGCACAGAGCCTGACAATCCAGCTAATACCCACATCAGTTTCTTCTATCACCATCTCGATAACATGGATGGATAATTCTCTGAGGTCAGTTACTCCACTCATGGCATTAGATACCAGGAGCATATTAATGCCAGTAAGAATGATGCCTGTAACAACAGCAAAGGTTATAAACGACCTGAAATTAGTCAGGTTATAGGTTTCATGTCTGACACCGCTTATTCCATATATCTGAAAAAATGGCAATCCAAATATTACCATCAAATCCAGATAAAGAAGAAAACGAATAACAATCATAATCAGGTCGTTCATAATATTACTTCACTGTAAAGGTGTAATTACCGGTAATAGGGTGCGTATCTGAAGAAACCGCGCGCCAGTCAACACGATAAGTGCCAGCGGGTAAAGGCTCTCGCGGAATAATGACCATCGATTTAGGGTCAGCGCCTGGCGCCACTTTTGCCGCGACCGGCATCGGAGAATGTGATGACATGCCTTTCATACCCGTCATCGTTAATTTTGCACCTGAGAATTTCACGGTCAGATTTTCCGAGAAATTAAGCTGAATCTTTTCCGGGGCCGCTACGGCTGAATCAGCCTGTGGCACAGAGCTTTTTAATTCCGGATGGGCCATAGCAGAGAAAGCAACGCCCATAACGAGGCCACCTGTAAGAATGGCTTTATTTAAAATCGACATTTTATTTACCTGTTTAGTTGAGTGTTTTATATCAGTGCGTTAAAACCAGATTCTGGCTCCCGCCAGGAATACTACCTGATGGTCTTTCTCACCTTCTCTTTTCGCCATATCGGATGTTTTCCCGTAAAGTTGATTCCAGGAAACGCCTATATAGGGTGCAAACTCACGGCGTATTTCATAGCGCAGCCGGAGCCCCAGCTCTGTGTCAGTCAGTCCCCTGCCGCGACCCCGCGATTCATCATCCTGACTGTAGAAATTCACCTCATAGGATGGCTGGAGTATGAGCCGGTTAGTCAGTAAAACGTCGTATTCTCCTCCCAGACGAAGGGCTGCTTTTCCGCCATTACTGACAAAACCCGTAATTTCAGACTCAAAATTATAGAGTGCCAGCCCCTGAAAACCGACAGCAGCCCAGGTCCGGGCAGAAGCAGGTCTGAAATCCTGCCTGACACCCGCAACCAAATCCCACCATGGGCCAACCGCATGTCCCCAGAGTAACTGCGCTTCAGCCGCCTCCGTTTCCCCATTGCTTCGTTCACCTTCACTCTTTAGCCAAATCCGATCTGTGTCGCCTCCAATCCAGCTGTTAACACTCCAGCTGAAATTGTTGGTGTTATCCGACCGTTGCCATTCCAGTTGATCCAGCAGAACCAGATAATTAATCGCACTGTCGTGAATCGCATGCCCCTGTAAATTGCCGAATGCAGCCTTCCGGTCGGCATCGGTAACAGGCGGAATTGGCGTTCTGCTCTCAGTTACAATGGGCTCCATTGACGTCATCTCAGTGAAATTCTCATCTGCTGGCATCTGCATGGCAGACATGTCGTGCCCGGCGTGGGGATCTGCAGAGACGGAGCCCGCCGCAATAGAAAGCTGTGAGGTAAACAAACCGGCGACCAGAACAGGTATGGCCTTCAAATTTCTCTTCATTCGCATCATTCCTCCACCCGGACTTCACGAAACATTCCCATTTCCATGTGATAGAGCAAATGGCAGTGATACGCCCAGCGGCCAAGCGCATCTGCTGTCACTCTGTAACTGCGTTTTGTACCAGGGGGAACATCTATTGTGTGTTTACGAACCATGAAATTACCGTTTTCATCTTCCAGATCGCTCCACATACCATGCAGGTGAATGGGGTGAGTCATCATGGTATCGTTGATCAGCGTGATCCTGAGCCGCTCACCGTATTTCAGCAGCACCGGTGCGGCATCTGAAAACTTGATTCCGTTAAATGACCAGGCAAACTTTTCCATGTGGCCGGTTAAATGCAGTTCTATGGTACGGCCAGGTTCACGTCCGTCAGGATCCTCAAAGCGGCTTTTCAAATCCGCGTACGTGAGAACCTTTCTTCCGTTATTTCGAAGACCAATACCCGGATCATTTAATTTCGGAGAGACGCTCATCGCCTGCATATCAACCAGTGGGTTATCCGTTTCTGACGCAGGATGACTTTGCATACCCGGCATTCCGGCCATCCGGGAATGATCCATACCGGCCATGCTGCTGTGATCCATGGGCGCGGAGGATGTCCCGCTATCCGGAAGGTCAGCACCGTCCATAGACATCATCTCTCCGCTGTTATCCATGCCTCCCATCTGGCTGTGGTCCATTCCTGCCATATCATGTCCCATTCCCCCCATACCCATATCTTCCATGGTCAACAGAGGACGGGGATCGAGGGGGGGAACGGCAGCACTTAACCCCTCTCTCGTGGCCAGTGTCCCTCGAGCGTAACCGGTCCTGTCCATGGATTGTGCGAAGATGGTATAGGCCTCACCCTGAGGCTCCACAATGACATCATAGGTTTCGGCAACGGCAATCCTGAATTCGTCAACGGTAACCGGGTTTACATACTGGCCATCTGCAGCCACGACCGTCATTTTCAGCCCGGGGATACGGATATCGAAATAGGTCATTGCCGAGCCGTTGATAAACCGTAAGCGTATCTTTTCACCGGGACGGAACAGTCCGGTCCAGTTTTTCAGCGGGGCCTGCCCGTTCATGAGATAGGTGTAGGTGTAGCCACTGACATCCGCGAGGTCAGTCGGATTCATTTTCATTTCAGCCCACATTTTCCGATCGGCAATGGTGGCTGACAGCCCCCTGGTATTCACGTCGCGGAAAAAAGAGCCAACGGTTGGTTTATTGAAATTGTAGTAATCCGACTGTTTTTTTAATTTTTTCAGCAGGCTGTGAGGATTTTCATCGGTCCAGTCAGACAACATGACCACATGCTCACGATCGTAAGCAAACGGTTCTGGCTCCCTGGCATCGATGATAATGGCACCGTATACCCCCTCCTGTTCCTGCAGACCGGAATGGCTGTGGTACCAGTAAGTCCCGTTCTGCTTAACCTTAAAGGTGTAAACGTAGGTATCATCAGGCTCTATGCCCATAAAACTCAGCCCCGGAACACCATCCATATTGGCCGGAAGAATAATGCCGTGCCAGTGAATGGACGTCTGTTCATTAAGACGGTTTTTGACCTTCAGGGTAATGGTGTCACCTTCTTTCCAGCGAAGAACGGGCCCCGGCAGGCCTCCATTGATTGTTTTGGCCTGACGCTCACTGCCCGTGATATTGACGGCCGTTTCACCAATGGTCAGGTCAAACTGAGTACCCTGCAGGGATGCGGCAACTGGCAGGCTCAGACTGGAACGCGCATTGAAACTCCATACGCCAAGACTTCCGGCTACGCCAGAGAGGGTTAACCCCTTCAGGAAAGTTCGTCGAGACGTTTTCAACAGCATGCGCATTCCCTTATTTAAAGTATGGTTACTGACAGAATTCGAGAACCGATTTAAATTAAATTACTGGTTCATCCACTTACAATGAAATGAATCTAGCACACCTTAAGAAACAAATTCATTACAATCGTGTAATGTACATAGCTGTATTACATTTACGTCATCTTCCCCACAGGTTGATTATTTTTATATATGATCATAAGGACATCTTTTATGTACCTCAGAAGGTAATTACACATGAATATATTAATCACGACCACTGCGTTTACAGCTTTATTTTGTGGGGCAGCTTTTGCTCAGTCCAGTGATATTGCCCATGAAGCACATCGATTTGTTAATAATGCCTCAGCCGTCAGTCATGTGAATTCCTCGACGCATGAAAACTTACCGGACAGGGTTAATAAA from Citrobacter amalonaticus Y19 includes:
- the pcoS gene encoding copper resistance membrane spanning protein PcoS; its protein translation is MRFKISLTTRLSLIFSAVMLTVWWLSSFILISTLNGYFDNQDRDFLTGKLQLTEEFLKTETFRNKTDIKSLSEKINDAMVGHNGLFISIKNMENEKIVELYAKNSVVPAVLLNKSGDILDYMIQTEENNTVYRSISRRVAVTPEQGKSKHVIITVATDTGYHTLFMDKLSTWLFWFNIGLVFISVFLGWLTTRIGLKPLREMTSLASSMTVHSLDQRLNPDLAPPEISETMQEFNNMFDRLEGSFRKLSDFSSDIAHELRTPVSNLMMQTQFALAKERDVSHYREILFANLEELKRLSRMTSDMLFLARSEHGLLQLDKHDVDLAAELNELRELFEPLADETGKTITVEGEGVVAGDSDMLRRAFSNLLSNAIKYSPDNTCTAIHLERDSDCVNVMITNTMSGPVPANLERLFDRFYRADSSRVHNTEGAGLGLSITRSIIHAHGGELSAEQQGREIVFSVRLLTD
- the pcoR gene encoding copper response regulator transcription factor PcoR, whose product is MQRILIVEDEQKTGRYLQQGLVEEGYQADLFNNGRDGLGAASKGQYDLIILDVMLPFLDGWQIISALRESGHEEPVLFLTAKDNVRDKVKGLELGADDYLIKPFDFTELVARVRTLLRRARSQAATVCTIADMTVDMVRRTVIRSGKKIHLTGKEYVLLELLLQRTGEVLPRSLISSLVWNMNFDSDTNVIDVAVRRLRSKIDDDFEPKLIHTVRGAGYVLEIREE
- the pcoD gene encoding copper resistance inner membrane protein PcoD encodes the protein MVIFGLPFFQIYGISGVRHETYNLTNFRSFITFAVVTGIILTGINMLLVSNAMSGVTDLRELSIHVIEMVIEETDVGISWIVRLCALFTTLGALFLYTNKRVLSCLLMTMSGGVALATLAWGGHAVMHDGLHYYLHLLSDLTHLGAAGAWTGALVAFAILLMRRNEHNAQSVIVISDSLAKFATAGTVIVVALILSALVNYLYIAEGNLTPLFNSSWGRILLAKTALFVLMLLLAAANRFHLGPRLEVMVREGNYDRSVALMRNSILTEFVVAIIILGAVAWLGMLAPSQVS
- the pcoC gene encoding copper resistance system metallochaperone PcoC, which translates into the protein MSILNKAILTGGLVMGVAFSAMAHPELKSSVPQADSAVAAPEKIQLNFSENLTVKFSGAKLTMTGMKGMSSHSPMPVAAKVAPGADPKSMVIIPREPLPAGTYRVDWRAVSSDTHPITGNYTFTVK
- the pcoB gene encoding copper resistance outer membrane transporter PcoB; the protein is MKRNLKAIPVLVAGLFTSQLSIAAGSVSADPHAGHDMSAMQMPADENFTEMTSMEPIVTESRTPIPPVTDADRKAAFGNLQGHAIHDSAINYLVLLDQLEWQRSDNTNNFSWSVNSWIGGDTDRIWLKSEGERSNGETEAAEAQLLWGHAVGPWWDLVAGVRQDFRPASARTWAAVGFQGLALYNFESEITGFVSNGGKAALRLGGEYDVLLTNRLILQPSYEVNFYSQDDESRGRGRGLTDTELGLRLRYEIRREFAPYIGVSWNQLYGKTSDMAKREGEKDHQVVFLAGARIWF
- the pcoA gene encoding multicopper oxidase PcoA; its protein translation is MLLKTSRRTFLKGLTLSGVAGSLGVWSFNARSSLSLPVAASLQGTQFDLTIGETAVNITGSERQAKTINGGLPGPVLRWKEGDTITLKVKNRLNEQTSIHWHGIILPANMDGVPGLSFMGIEPDDTYVYTFKVKQNGTYWYHSHSGLQEQEGVYGAIIIDAREPEPFAYDREHVVMLSDWTDENPHSLLKKLKKQSDYYNFNKPTVGSFFRDVNTRGLSATIADRKMWAEMKMNPTDLADVSGYTYTYLMNGQAPLKNWTGLFRPGEKIRLRFINGSAMTYFDIRIPGLKMTVVAADGQYVNPVTVDEFRIAVAETYDVIVEPQGEAYTIFAQSMDRTGYARGTLATREGLSAAVPPLDPRPLLTMEDMGMGGMGHDMAGMDHSQMGGMDNSGEMMSMDGADLPDSGTSSAPMDHSSMAGMDHSRMAGMPGMQSHPASETDNPLVDMQAMSVSPKLNDPGIGLRNNGRKVLTYADLKSRFEDPDGREPGRTIELHLTGHMEKFAWSFNGIKFSDAAPVLLKYGERLRITLINDTMMTHPIHLHGMWSDLEDENGNFMVRKHTIDVPPGTKRSYRVTADALGRWAYHCHLLYHMEMGMFREVRVEE